A region of the Ignavibacteria bacterium genome:
CGTTTGCACCGGCTTCTTCGATTTTTTTTGCATAATTTGTCCAGCCCCCGAGCGATTTTCCATTTAAACTTGCGATTACAGGAATATCAACGGCTTCTTTTACCTTTTGAATGTGCTTTAGATATTCATCAGGTCCAATTTTAATATCAGATATTTCGGGAAAATAATTCATTGCTTCAGCATAACTATCTGCATGAACTGTGGTATGATGATGCAATTCGAGCGAATCCTGTTCAATTTGTTCCTCGAATAAAGAATACAAAACCACTGCGGCAGCGCCGGCATCTTCCATCTCTTTAATGTTTCCAATATCTCTTGAAAGCGGGCTTGCAGATGGAATGATTGGATTCTTTAATTTCATTCCTAAATATTTCGTTGTGATATCCATAATTACCTCAATTTAAAATGTTAATACTTTATCCGAATCGATTGTCCATTCGGAAAATTCTGCGAGATTACTCATCTGAACTCCATCAATCAGGTTCAATTCTTTCAGACCTCTTGCATCGGAACAAGTGCCGCAAAGCTTTACTTTACCTCCCTTGGACAAAATCCAACGTATCATCCTCTCAATATTATAATAACCTTGCGGCGTAATTTGATTTTTCAATGAGCAATTTACTGCATCAGCTAAAAGGAAGATTCGAACTTCGGCATTAGGTTTATCTTTCAAAATTTGTGACGCAAGCCGAAAAGCATTGAATGCTTTTTCAGTTCCATAAGGTGCGTCGTTTATTACGAATAATATTTTCATAAATAAATTATTCTTTGTTTTCACTTACCGAGTTTGCTGCAGCCAAATCTTCGTATTGCTGCCATCTCTTTTCGACATCTTTTTGAGCTTCTTGCATTAATTCTTCAGCAAGTTCCGGATGGGAGATCGTCAGCATCTTATATCTAGTTTCCATATAGGCATAATCTCTTAACGGAATTTTCAGCCCCTTCGAATCGAGCTTAAATGGATTCTTTCCTTCTTTCACAAGATCAGGATTGTAGCGATACAGCTGCCAATAACCAGAATCTACTGCAGCTTTTTGATTCTTCATTCCATATTGCATGTCAATTCCATGTGCAATACAGTGACTGTAAGCAATGATCAATGAAGGACCATCATAAGCTTCAGCTTCGAGGAACGCACGGACTGTGTGTGCATCATTTGCACCCATAGCAACTTTTGCAACATAAACATTGCCATACGAAATAGCCATCAATCCGAGATCTTTTTTAGCCATTGGTTTACCGGCAGCTGCAAACTTTGCAACAGCTCCTCTAGGAGTTGCTTTAGACATTTGCCCGCCTGTATTCGAGTAAACTTCAGTATCGAGAACTAAAATATTTACATCTTTACCAGCTGCGAGCACATGATCTAATCCTCCATATCCTATATCATATGCCCAACCATCGCCTCCCATAATCCAAACAGATTTTTTTACAAGATAATCCGCAAGTGCAAGAAGCTGTTTGATTTCATCAGATTTCCCATTTTTAGTTGAATTCAATTTTTTCCTAAGTTCATCAACTCTCAATCTTTGTTCATAAATTTCAGCTTCATCTTTTTGTGAAGCATTGATCAGTTCGTCAACAAGTTTTTCGCCGATTTCGGAAGAAAGTTTTTTCAATAAACTCTTCGCATAAGAATTGTGTTTGTCTATTGCGAGGCGGAATCCAAATCCGAATTCAGCGTTGTCTTCAAATAGAGAATTTGACCAAGCAGGACCTCTGCCATCATTATTCACACACCATGGTGTGGTTGGAAGATTTCCGCCATATATCGAAGAACATCCAGTTGCATTAGCAACAACTGTTCTATCACCAAATAACTGACTTACAAGTTTCACATATGGAGTTTCTCCACAGCCAGAGCATGCACCAGAAAACTCAAATAAAGGCTGCATGAATTGTGAATCTTTTACAGTCATCACATTCAATTTAGTTCGATTGAATTCGGGTAATGTTAAGAAGAAATCCCAATTTGCCCTTTCAGTATCACGCAGTGGAATTTGCGGCTGCATATTAATTGCTTTGAGACGCGTTTCTTTCTTATTCTTCGCAGGGCAAACATCTACACACAATGCACAACCTGTACAATCTTCCACTGCGACTTGAAGTGAATAAACTAAATTTTCACCATGCTCTTTCGCTTTGAATTTTGTGTATTTGAAAGTCGACGGTGCATCTTTGACATACTTCTCATCACAGATTTTTGCTCTGATTGTTGCATGAGGACAAACAAGTACGCATTTATTACACTGGATACAAACAATTTCATCCCAAACCGGAACTTCTAGTGCAATATTTCGCTTCTCCCATTGTGCAGTGGCAACAGGGTAGGTTCCATCTTTCGGCATTTTACTGACTGGAACTGAATCCCCATTTCCAGCGATGATTGTTGCAAGTACATCCTGGACGAATTCAGGCGCACCGGCAGAAACTGGCGGAGCGAATTGAATTTTACTTGTTACTTTATTTGGAATTTCAACTTTATGCAGATTAGCAAGTGTTTGATCAACTGCCTTGAAATTCATGGCAACAATTTTTTCTCCCTTGCTTCCATAAGTTTTTTCTATCGTGTCTTTGATCATTCCAATTGCTTCATCTTTAGGGAGGATTTTAGAAATTGCAAAGAAGCAGGTCTGCATGATCGTATTTATTCTTGCTCCCATACCGGTTTGTTCTGCAACCTTGTATGCATCGATAACATAGAAATCCATTTTTTTATCGATTAGGTCACGTTGGACTTTTTCTGGAAGCGTTTCCCAAACTTTATCTGTTTCAACTTGTGTGTTTAATAAAAATGTTGCACCTTCTACAGCATCCTTGAGCATGTCAAATTTTTCTAAAAAGATTTGCTGATGGCTGGCAACAAAATTCGCTGATGAGATAAGATACGTTGACCTGATCGGTTTGGAACCAAATCTTAAGTGAGATACAGTAGTTGATCCAGATTTTTTTGAATCATAAACGAAATAGCCTTGTGCAAAATTATCTGTTCCTTCACCGATGATTTTTATCGAGTTTTTATTTGCACCGACAGTACCATCAGCCCCGAGTCCATAAAACTTTCCGCGGAAAATCTCTGGAGACTCAATCGAAAAATTCGGATCAAAGTTTAAACTCGTATTTGAAACGTCATCAATTATACCAACAGTGAAATGGTTTTTAGGCTTTGGTTTTTTCAATTCATCAAAAACAGATGTAACCATTGAGGGAGTAAACTCTTTTGACGATAAGCCATAACGTCCACCAATTATTTTAGGAAGTCTGAAATCGAGTTCATCATTAGTAAACTTTTCTGTTAATGCATTTACAATATCCAAATAAAGCGGTTCGCCTGCAGCACCAGGTTCCTTAGTTCGATCTAAAACTGCTATTGATTTAACTGATTTTGGAAGAGACTTTACGAAATGATCAATTGAGAACGGGCGGTACAAACGTACTTTTAATATACCAACTTTTTCTCCTTTTGCTGTTAAATAATCAACTGTTTCTTCGGCAGTTTCTGCGCCTGAGCCCATTAAAATTATAACTCTTTCGGCATCATTCGCTCCGTAATAATCGAACAATTTATACTGCCGCCCAGTAATCTTTGCAAATTTATCCATTAGGGCTTGAACTATATCGGGACACTTCAAGTAAAACGGATTTACGGTTTCTCTTCCCTGGAAGTAAACATCTGGATTTTGTGCAGTTCCTCTTAAAACAGGTCTATCTGGAGAAAGGGCACGCTGACGATGCGAAATAATTAAATCATTATTGATCATGGCTCGCATGTCGTCAAGAGTTAATTCCTCAATTTTCATAACTTCATGTGAAGTTCTAAATCCATCAAAGAAATGTATAAAAGGAATTCGTGATTCAAGTGTTGCAGCTTGAGCAATTAAAGCAAAATCCATTACTTCTTGAATTGAGTTCGAAGCGAGCAGGGCAAATCCTGTAGACCGAGTTGCCATCACATCACTGTGATCGCCGAAGATTGACAGAGCTTGGGCAGCAATGGAACGTGCGGAAACATGAAAAACCGTGGAAGTTAATTCACCAGCAATCTTGAACATATTCGGGATCATAAGTAATAATCCCTGAGAGGCAGTAAATGTAGTTGTTAACGCACCTGATTGTAATGCACCATGGACGCTGCCAGCAGCACCCCCTTCACTCTGTAATTCGCTTACAACAGGAATATCTCCCCAAATATTGACTTTATTTTCTGCAGACCAAGCATCGCACCATTCGCCCATTGGCGATGATGGAGTGATTGGATAGATAGCGCAAACTTCATTTGTGTGATAAGCCACATAAGCAGCGGCTTCATTACCATCAATCGTTATTTTTGTTCTTTTCTTTTCCATTATTTTTTACAATTCCTATAATTAAGTATCAAATTCTCTTATTTTATTTACAAATTAATATTTGAATTATTAAGTTTCACAATAATTAGCACCCCAAATAAACTTTAATTTTTACGTCTGACGCTCTTTTCAAACAATATCATTCAAAAAGTGATTTCGAACTGCAAAAAGACTTGAATACTGAACGTAATTTTTACAAAACTCGGCTATTTTGCTCAATTTACGTGCCGTGATTTTCAGACGAAAAATACCGATTTTAATTGAAAAAGTGCTTAAAATGTTGCAAAAACGAGAATCCGAAAAATTTATTTTCACAAATGAGAAATAAAGTTCCGCACACTGTGTTTTGCAAAGACTTATAACTAGCTCATTAAAAAGTCTAATCTTCGATTGATCTCTGTTAAATCGATAGGTTGATAAAAAATTGCGTCAACTATTTTGTTCAGACTTGATTCAACTCCTTTGTTCGTAATCCATGAATCCAAAAATAGGATTATCTTTAAGTTTGGAATTTTCTCCTTGAGTGCCCGTAATGAATCTGCAGATTTTTCATTTGGAGAGAGGTCAGTGATTAATAAGTCTGGTTTAATTAAATCTAAAATTTTCTCTACGAAATCACCTTCAGTAGTTGTTACGACTTTAAATCTATCTTGAAGCAGAAGAGTAAAAGAGGCACATAAATGTAGGTCCGGACTGAAGAGTAAAACTTTCTTACTACGCCTCAAATCTTTCCCGCTCAAAGTATTCTCAGGAGGAAATGCAACTTCACTCATTCTTTGCCTACATCAATGCACGTGCCAATTTTATTTAACAAGTGCAAAATATTTATTCTAAAATTCAAGAGAAATAAGTGGAAAAAATGAGAAAAATAGTCTTGTGAGATGAAATTATATAACCTATAGATAAAAACTTCTCATTACTGAAAATTTCAGTTAGAATAGTATCAATTATGAGAAGTAGTCACACCATCAGGTTTATCTTGAATGTTTAGATCTTTTATTCTTCTATAAAGTGTAGCTGTACTAAAACCTAGGACTTGGGAAGTTTTTTCCTTATCGAAATCGTTTTGGATAAGCATTTTACGGATATAATCGCGTTCAAAATCACTCAGCACTTCTGTGAGTGTTTGCCCTCCCAAAGACACCAATTCTTCAGTTGTATTTGGCGATTGAGGGAAGTCGTTACGAGTTATAATTTCACCCTTACAAAATATTACTGCACGTTCAATTATATTTTCGAGTTCTCTAACTTCCCCTTTCCAGGGATAATTCATAAGATATTTAATTGCTAAAGGATCAACACCTTTAATATTTCTTCCCATTTCTTTTCGATATTTATCCACAAAGTGATCAATAAGAATTGGTATATCTTCAACACGTTCAGCTAAAGATGGCAATTTAATTTCAACCACATTTAATCTATAGTAAAGATCACTGCGGAATTTACCATTCTCCACTTCCTCGTCTAAATCTCTGTTCGTTGCGGCAATAATCCGCACATCAATCGGGATTGGAATTGTTGAGCCGACCGGAATAATTTCTTTTTGTTCAATCGCTCTTAAAAGTCTTACCTGAAGCGTTAAGGACATTTCACTAATCTCATCAAGGAAAAGCGT
Encoded here:
- a CDS encoding dihydroorotate dehydrogenase-like protein, yielding MDITTKYLGMKLKNPIIPSASPLSRDIGNIKEMEDAGAAAVVLYSLFEEQIEQDSLELHHHTTVHADSYAEAMNYFPEISDIKIGPDEYLKHIQKVKEAVDIPVIASLNGKSLGGWTNYAKKIEEAGAN
- the nifJ gene encoding pyruvate:ferredoxin (flavodoxin) oxidoreductase, whose product is MEKKRTKITIDGNEAAAYVAYHTNEVCAIYPITPSSPMGEWCDAWSAENKVNIWGDIPVVSELQSEGGAAGSVHGALQSGALTTTFTASQGLLLMIPNMFKIAGELTSTVFHVSARSIAAQALSIFGDHSDVMATRSTGFALLASNSIQEVMDFALIAQAATLESRIPFIHFFDGFRTSHEVMKIEELTLDDMRAMINNDLIISHRQRALSPDRPVLRGTAQNPDVYFQGRETVNPFYLKCPDIVQALMDKFAKITGRQYKLFDYYGANDAERVIILMGSGAETAEETVDYLTAKGEKVGILKVRLYRPFSIDHFVKSLPKSVKSIAVLDRTKEPGAAGEPLYLDIVNALTEKFTNDELDFRLPKIIGGRYGLSSKEFTPSMVTSVFDELKKPKPKNHFTVGIIDDVSNTSLNFDPNFSIESPEIFRGKFYGLGADGTVGANKNSIKIIGEGTDNFAQGYFVYDSKKSGSTTVSHLRFGSKPIRSTYLISSANFVASHQQIFLEKFDMLKDAVEGATFLLNTQVETDKVWETLPEKVQRDLIDKKMDFYVIDAYKVAEQTGMGARINTIMQTCFFAISKILPKDEAIGMIKDTIEKTYGSKGEKIVAMNFKAVDQTLANLHKVEIPNKVTSKIQFAPPVSAGAPEFVQDVLATIIAGNGDSVPVSKMPKDGTYPVATAQWEKRNIALEVPVWDEIVCIQCNKCVLVCPHATIRAKICDEKYVKDAPSTFKYTKFKAKEHGENLVYSLQVAVEDCTGCALCVDVCPAKNKKETRLKAINMQPQIPLRDTERANWDFFLTLPEFNRTKLNVMTVKDSQFMQPLFEFSGACSGCGETPYVKLVSQLFGDRTVVANATGCSSIYGGNLPTTPWCVNNDGRGPAWSNSLFEDNAEFGFGFRLAIDKHNSYAKSLLKKLSSEIGEKLVDELINASQKDEAEIYEQRLRVDELRKKLNSTKNGKSDEIKQLLALADYLVKKSVWIMGGDGWAYDIGYGGLDHVLAAGKDVNILVLDTEVYSNTGGQMSKATPRGAVAKFAAAGKPMAKKDLGLMAISYGNVYVAKVAMGANDAHTVRAFLEAEAYDGPSLIIAYSHCIAHGIDMQYGMKNQKAAVDSGYWQLYRYNPDLVKEGKNPFKLDSKGLKIPLRDYAYMETRYKMLTISHPELAEELMQEAQKDVEKRWQQYEDLAAANSVSENKE